The following coding sequences lie in one Arachis hypogaea cultivar Tifrunner chromosome 9, arahy.Tifrunner.gnm2.J5K5, whole genome shotgun sequence genomic window:
- the LOC112709250 gene encoding protein FAR1-RELATED SEQUENCE 5-like — MVEEFGVKNKNWILDMYKKRHSWETAHIRRKFFAGFRATSRCEGVNSIIEKYVNSRYNLVEFIQHFNQCIDHIRWKEAQADLTSVNGKPSMQTCFEQLERSTANVYTLSIFYMFQQILVRAASMKVINMRQIGSYVIYSVGLDCTTNEMWHVFFCDIEMEFNCSCMRVESFGIPCEHTVCVLVHKDIDELPRSLVLPT, encoded by the coding sequence ATGGTTGAGGAATTTGGAGTCAAAAACAAGAATTGGATCCTAGATATGtataaaaagagacattcatggGAAACTGCACATATAAGAAGGAAGTTTTTTGCTGGTTTTCGGGCTACTTCTCGGTGCGAGGGAGTAAACTCGATCATTGAAAAGTATGTCAATTCAAGATACAATCTGGTTgagttcattcaacactttaATCAATGTATTGACCATATTCGGTGGAAAGAGGCCCAGGCTGACCTCACATCTGTGAATGGGAAACCCAGTATGCAGACGTGTTTTGAACAGTTAGAGAGGAGTACTGCAAATGTTTACACCCTATCAATATTTTATATGTTCCAACAAATTCTTGTACGAGCTGCATCAATGAAGGTAATAAATATGAGGCAAATTGGCTCTTATGTGATTTACTCTGTTGGTTTGGACTGCACGACAAATGAGATGTGGCATGTATTCTTTTGTGACATTGAGATGGAGTTCAATTGTTCATGCATGAGAGTGGAATCATTTGGCATACCATGTGAACATACAGTTTGTGTCTTAGTACATAAAGATATAGATGAGTTGCCAAGATCATTAGTCTTACCTACGTAG